The following are encoded in a window of Rubellicoccus peritrichatus genomic DNA:
- a CDS encoding 2'-5' RNA ligase family protein: protein MKIDKPTYLIAELSGELSSFVSECRKQFNPERVHWPVDITIIGSSGVGTFREGQDLQLLVDSIAPVIRENCFDSVEFYSYGIFPDTGIYYFAPDRKNFDPLHSKVKSSGVLFNQNNWPYNPHCTVRAGDRPDCEIDALLDSITLPQKASIDCFSLYQPEPNGGTRIHRF, encoded by the coding sequence ATGAAAATTGATAAACCAACCTATCTCATTGCTGAGTTGTCTGGTGAATTAAGTTCATTTGTTTCAGAGTGTCGCAAGCAATTCAATCCAGAGCGCGTTCATTGGCCAGTCGATATTACCATCATCGGGAGTTCCGGTGTGGGGACGTTTCGGGAAGGTCAGGATTTACAACTCTTGGTCGATTCCATTGCTCCTGTTATCCGGGAAAATTGCTTTGATAGTGTAGAGTTTTATTCCTACGGAATATTTCCAGATACAGGGATTTATTACTTTGCTCCTGATCGGAAAAATTTTGACCCATTGCATTCAAAAGTCAAAAGCTCCGGAGTTTTGTTTAACCAGAATAACTGGCCTTACAATCCGCATTGCACTGTGAGGGCTGGAGATCGCCCGGATTGTGAAATCGACGCACTGTTGGATTCGATAACGTTGCCACAGAAAGCTTCAATTGATTGCTTCAGCCTTTATCAGCCAGAGCCGAATGGAGGAACACGAATACATAGATTCTAA